The Leptospiraceae bacterium genome contains the following window.
AAACAATATGGAGACGCTTTATCGAATAACGTTAGTGGACAATTAGACAATTTATCGAGTGCAGTAGAAGAATTTTTTCTAGTAATATATGACCCAATAAAGCCAATTATATCAGTTTTATTAACGTGGAATAATACTTTAATAACTATGGGTACGAATTTGCTGAAATTTATTTTAAGACCGTTTAAAGATTTGTTTGATTTCCTGAAACCATTTGCAATAGAAACTTTAAAATATTTTGATTCATTCGGTAATTCGATTACTGATTTAAGTTTTTTGTTTGATTCTTTATACTCTGCAATAATGGAAATACCAAACGCAATATTTAAAACAGCGGATGCTTTTGACTCAATGATTAATGAGGTCATAGCATTGTTTAAACCGTTAACCGATGCAGTATCTAAATTTTTTGATTCATTCGGAGAAAGTGGGAGTCTATGGGATTCTATTATTGAGGGTAACAAACAAATAGCCAATGCAGTTAAGGCAGCTGTCGGATGGTTCAGAGAAAATGTAACCGTTTTAAATATTATTAAATTGTCATTACTACCGTTAGTCGTAGTAATAAATATGATTGTCGCATCTATCAGGATGGCTGTAGTTGCTTGGGACTTAATTTTAAAAGCGATAGACTCCATATACAAACGATTGCAACCACTTAGAGATTTAGTAAAAACAATAGTTCAAGGTATTAAAGATTTAATCACTGGTAACATATCGCTTAATATTGATTTGCCTAACATGACAGAATCTTTAAAAAATGCTTTTGATTTTGTCGCAATTTATAATTATTTTTCAAAAGGATTTGCTGAAATTTGGAACGATATAAAAAGAATGGCTACTCAATTTTGGGAGTCATTCAAAACAATTTCTAGAAATGCGATAGATGCAATAAAAGACTTTTTTAAAAATGATAAGACTCTCGAAAAAGAATTAGAGAAAAAAACACCAGAGATAAAGGCAAAAGTAAAAGTTGAAAAAATCGAAATGCCTAAGCCTGAAAAAGCAGGGGTATCTAAGGGCGGAACAGAAAAACAATCATCCAATTTAGATTTTGGTGAAACATTTGCAGAAGTAAATGCGTTAAGCGAAAAGGTAAAAGCGTTTGACGAAGCTATTTCGAAAACTACAGGTAAATTAGAAAGGCTAGGTTTACAAGTTGGTAAATATGCGATGATAGGACAGGAACTTATCAAGTCGGTAGGAAGTAGAGTTTTAAATTTAATGGGAGCACAAGCGCAATTAGCCTCTGTTAAATTTGATAACCTAAAACAAAAACTTTCTTTTCTTTCACAAGCCTCCGACAAAATGATTGATGATAGTTTGAAAAATACTATCAATGCGATTAATGCAGAAACAAATTTGAGATTAGCAGAATATGAAAATCAGTTAAAAGCGTTAGACGACCAGAAACAAGCAGAGTTGCAAATTGAAAAAGATTTTCAAGCAGAAATGAAAGCCTTAAAAATTCAACTCGATGCAGAGTCTAAAGCAGAAAGTGAAAGACGATTTAATGAGGCATGGGCGGTTCGACAATTAGAATATGAAAGACAATTAGAATTCATAGCGGCTAATACTAGCGACCAAACTCAATTAGCAATTTCACAGCAAACACTTTTGAATCAACAAGAACAGGATAAAATTGCTTTACGTCAAGCGATAGACCAACAGTTGCAAGACAGCCTAGCCGTTAATCAAGAAACTATTCAAGCTAAAGAACAAACATTTGCACAACAACAATTAGCCGCTGCAGATGCAGAAGCTAAAAAACGTGAAGCTATTGAGGTTAAAAAAACTGCATTACTAGCAGAGCAAGAAAATAAACGTCAACAAGCACAAGACCGAGCGGATCAACAAAAAATGCAAAGTCAAAAAGCAATTCGTTTATTTGAGTGGGCGTCAGGTCGGGCGGCATTCGAAATGAATAAGAGACAACAAGCCGCACAAATACAAATGCAGATGGCGTCTATCGTTATGTCAGCAATACAGGCAATGGCAGGATTCACAGCGGCAACATTAGGATTTGGAGTCATTGCTGGTATGGCATTAGCCGCTACAATTACAGGATTAGGACTTGCTACAGGAATGACTTCATTAGCAGCAGTGAATAGTGCTCAGTATCCTCCACCTCCTATTTTCGAAAAAGGTGGTATGGTAGGCGGCGTGTCTCATTCAATGGGTGGCACTATGATTGAAGCAGAAGCAGGAGAATTTGTAGTCAACAAAAATTCAGCAGCGGCTAATATGGATATGTTACAAGCAATCAATTCAGGTAAATCAATGGGTGGTGGGACTACTATCTATTACGCAGGTGTCCAAATAGGCACTATACAGACGAATAATCCAGATGAGATTTACAATATGGTAGAACCACGGATTAGACAAGAAATATACCAGGCGGTTTCAAGATGAAGTTTAAATTTGTAGATTCGGCAACAACCCCTAATGAGTTGGATATATCGACGTTATCCGCAGCAGGTGAAAAATATTATCCTAAGATAGAATCGTATAACCCAAAATTAAATAACGATACATTGGAAAAATTTGGTAAATCCGGTTCATTCGCAATAGGGGATAACACGTTTAAAGAAAACGATTTTAAACTTAACATGTATATATTAGCGAAAACAGATATTCAATACAGAGAAAAAGTTTTGAACATTATCAATTTTTTCAAACCAAAAAACGCACCATTTTTTCTTCACATAGAATACGACGATACTACAGTATTATCAATGTCGGTTCAAGTTAAGGGGTTCCCACACAAATATAAATCAGAAGGGCTAGAACATCGAATATCAGATTTTTCAATTGATTTAAAACTTTTGGATCCATTTTTAGAGGACGTCGACTATACAGAAGAAACTCATGCGGGTCTTAATTCAGGTGACACCTTCACAGTTACGATAGCCGATACATTATGTTATGAAGCATTCCCTGTTTTCGTAATTACGTCTAACGGTTTTAATCCGTCAATAGTCCTTGCCAATGATGCAAACGATGGTTCAATATTATTATCCGATTCTAATTTTAATACAGGTAGCATAATGACAGTTAGCTCAGAGACTGGGGAAATAAAATTAGGCACTAATATAAAAGCCAACATAAAGCAAAATGGGTATTTTCTAAAATTCGAACAGGGAGCTAATGAAATTTTATACCAAGGTTCGAATTCAGTAGATATAACAGTGAGATATAAAAAGAGGTATTTACTTTAATGCCAATAGTAACACGTTATACGACAGCTCAAAACATTGGGACTTTCAACAATCGGACTAATAACAAAACAGTCCCGTATAAATATTTTATTGAAAATCCTTTAGTGGTAATTAAAAACCCGAAAATAGAAATTGAATTTTACTCAAAAAATGATGTTTTACTTTTCAGAATACCAGAAGGAATAAGAGATACTATTCTCAACTCAATCGAGTGGAATCATGATTTCAGAGGTTGTGCAGATTTAACCGTCAAACTATTAACGGCAACACCATTCCCTCTAACGTATGGGTGTAAAATCAGAATTAGCGTTAGTGGGATTGTCGCAATTGGTAAAACTATTTACACGGGTTATTTATATAAACCTCAATCAGAATTCAATTCAAAGAAAGGATTATTTGAATATAAATTTTTCGGACTTCGTAAACGTTATGAGAAACAAGAAATTACTTTACCCACTTATTCTATATCGTCAATAGGTCAGTCAGGTAGTAACTCGACGTTTAACGTTAGTTCTATAAGTGGTATTTCAATCGGTCAGGTAATAGCAGTTAGACGCTGTGATAATGATTTGAATAATGATTATTTTACGATAACAGGATTTACTGGAACTAGTGTAACTGTAATCAATGCGGTAGGCGTAGCACAAGCCACAAGTGGGGGCGATTTTGTTGTATTGCCGATTGAGTGGTCAAGTGCAAATTTGTTAAGCGAAGTTTTTAAATCGGTTGCA
Protein-coding sequences here:
- a CDS encoding phage tail tape measure protein: MAVNIGGIYFSVEADTKNAHLNIKNIQESVKTLADTGAAKLSNLTTAFKSLENASLTLSEKLARNTKFASNTFDGLNARVTKLQNLLNKSTFGSERFNNLNKALNETRTKLDTATQAASQSGSKLQGVLNSLGQAGFSSMSLLSAGIQGAAVALAGMVASKAFTLGVDFEKQMSEVGAATNATKAQFGELEKAARKLGATTSFSATQAAQAMTELGKAGLTTNQVLTGTNAVLNLAKAGQLGLAEAATIAADTMAGFGLQAEDMAMISDVLAKSANSSTIGVQELGETFKYVSGVAKGAGIDIQQIAAATSILGNAGIKGSMAGTALKSVILNLSAPSTEGAKALSKLGLSMSSLQDKQGNLKQLPEIFALLNDKASKFSTTQKADIFKDLFGMESLSGALALMDKAEMSFNAMTGKMESDFTKMVDVMTTQSKGFAKQYGDALSNNVSGQLDNLSSAVEEFFLVIYDPIKPIISVLLTWNNTLITMGTNLLKFILRPFKDLFDFLKPFAIETLKYFDSFGNSITDLSFLFDSLYSAIMEIPNAIFKTADAFDSMINEVIALFKPLTDAVSKFFDSFGESGSLWDSIIEGNKQIANAVKAAVGWFRENVTVLNIIKLSLLPLVVVINMIVASIRMAVVAWDLILKAIDSIYKRLQPLRDLVKTIVQGIKDLITGNISLNIDLPNMTESLKNAFDFVAIYNYFSKGFAEIWNDIKRMATQFWESFKTISRNAIDAIKDFFKNDKTLEKELEKKTPEIKAKVKVEKIEMPKPEKAGVSKGGTEKQSSNLDFGETFAEVNALSEKVKAFDEAISKTTGKLERLGLQVGKYAMIGQELIKSVGSRVLNLMGAQAQLASVKFDNLKQKLSFLSQASDKMIDDSLKNTINAINAETNLRLAEYENQLKALDDQKQAELQIEKDFQAEMKALKIQLDAESKAESERRFNEAWAVRQLEYERQLEFIAANTSDQTQLAISQQTLLNQQEQDKIALRQAIDQQLQDSLAVNQETIQAKEQTFAQQQLAAADAEAKKREAIEVKKTALLAEQENKRQQAQDRADQQKMQSQKAIRLFEWASGRAAFEMNKRQQAAQIQMQMASIVMSAIQAMAGFTAATLGFGVIAGMALAATITGLGLATGMTSLAAVNSAQYPPPPIFEKGGMVGGVSHSMGGTMIEAEAGEFVVNKNSAAANMDMLQAINSGKSMGGGTTIYYAGVQIGTIQTNNPDEIYNMVEPRIRQEIYQAVSR
- a CDS encoding phage tail family protein, with amino-acid sequence MKFKFVDSATTPNELDISTLSAAGEKYYPKIESYNPKLNNDTLEKFGKSGSFAIGDNTFKENDFKLNMYILAKTDIQYREKVLNIINFFKPKNAPFFLHIEYDDTTVLSMSVQVKGFPHKYKSEGLEHRISDFSIDLKLLDPFLEDVDYTEETHAGLNSGDTFTVTIADTLCYEAFPVFVITSNGFNPSIVLANDANDGSILLSDSNFNTGSIMTVSSETGEIKLGTNIKANIKQNGYFLKFEQGANEILYQGSNSVDITVRYKKRYLL